The Bacillus sp. Y1 genome has a window encoding:
- a CDS encoding PepSY domain-containing protein, translating into MRLNKWVIIIIFLGVIAIIVPVFLQTSSFASQMSATEAEEKVKQLYTGEVISTLEKDGRFHITLSLSGGEYELVLNRESGDILRMTKTKNSPNNNSDTSTDQGNQAAEEEPVEPTPSKEEPPSQITEQEAIGIALEKMAGTVEEVDLEESNGISYYLVEIEANDQQEATIQVHSITGEIISVTWDD; encoded by the coding sequence ATGAGGCTAAATAAATGGGTCATCATCATTATTTTTCTAGGTGTAATCGCAATCATTGTTCCAGTCTTTCTACAAACCTCTTCATTTGCCAGTCAAATGAGCGCTACTGAGGCCGAAGAAAAAGTAAAACAATTGTATACAGGCGAAGTGATATCAACACTTGAAAAGGACGGTCGTTTTCATATTACTCTGTCATTATCAGGTGGGGAGTATGAACTTGTCCTTAATCGAGAGTCAGGGGACATTTTAAGAATGACAAAAACAAAAAATTCTCCAAATAATAACTCTGACACCTCAACTGATCAAGGCAATCAGGCGGCAGAGGAAGAACCCGTGGAACCAACCCCATCGAAGGAGGAGCCTCCAAGTCAGATTACGGAACAAGAAGCCATAGGGATTGCATTAGAAAAAATGGCTGGAACAGTGGAGGAAGTTGATCTCGAGGAATCAAACGGCATCTCATATTATTTAGTTGAGATTGAAGCAAATGACCAGCAGGAGGCCACCATACAAGTTCACTCCATTACAGGTGAAATCATAAGTGTCACATGGGATGATTAG
- a CDS encoding PepSY domain-containing protein → MKKRNALLIGIASFVVLGGALGVGAMDKMDDDSIKSVTDMGTTSHTPEPTQTNVQTDDSSTVLSQEVKITQDEAIAIALKESPGTVTKVELDDDNEYEIEIRDGDKEIDYEIDAMTGEIREMDTDFFDDRDED, encoded by the coding sequence ATGAAAAAGAGAAACGCATTATTAATTGGTATTGCAAGCTTCGTGGTACTAGGTGGAGCACTCGGGGTAGGAGCGATGGATAAAATGGATGACGATTCGATAAAGAGTGTCACGGATATGGGAACAACTAGCCATACTCCAGAACCTACACAAACAAATGTACAAACAGACGATAGCTCAACTGTATTATCTCAAGAAGTGAAAATTACCCAGGATGAGGCCATCGCCATAGCATTAAAAGAGTCACCAGGAACAGTAACAAAAGTCGAACTTGACGATGATAACGAATACGAAATTGAAATCCGAGATGGTGACAAGGAGATTGACTACGAAATTGACGCCATGACAGGAGAAATTAGAGAGATGGATACTGACTTTTTCGATGACAGAGATGAAGATTAA
- a CDS encoding Gfo/Idh/MocA family protein — protein sequence MVGLGNIAHKAYLPILSRETDWEFVGAFTPNKEKRSLICKQYRIEDFSSVTSVADACDAVFVHSSTATHFDIITTLLSKGKHVYVDKPLAATLDQAEKLVELQHSSGCKLMVGFNRRFAPMYVKAKEQSKDLAWARFEKHRANSVGPHDVEFTMLDDYLHLVDTVRWLADGDLILQHGILHKNEKNEMVFGQHTFSKKDGIQMTTAMHRNAGTGLEQLELVTNGAIIRVKNMNTTEREASDTISTSYPGSWDSTLKQRGFEDAIHHFIHCVENDMTPSVDGEEALKSQQLVMKLVNPHL from the coding sequence ATGGTTGGGCTTGGCAATATAGCACATAAGGCATATTTGCCTATTCTATCTAGAGAGACAGATTGGGAGTTTGTTGGTGCTTTTACCCCGAACAAAGAAAAGAGAAGTTTGATTTGTAAGCAATATCGGATCGAGGATTTTTCAAGTGTTACTTCTGTGGCTGATGCGTGTGATGCGGTGTTTGTTCATAGTTCAACAGCTACACATTTTGACATTATCACTACTCTGCTTTCAAAAGGCAAGCATGTATACGTCGATAAGCCGTTAGCGGCTACTCTCGATCAAGCGGAGAAATTGGTGGAGTTACAGCATTCATCAGGCTGCAAATTAATGGTGGGCTTTAATCGTCGTTTTGCTCCTATGTATGTGAAAGCGAAGGAACAATCGAAAGATCTTGCATGGGCGAGATTTGAGAAGCATCGTGCAAATAGCGTTGGACCACATGATGTAGAGTTTACGATGTTAGATGATTACTTGCACCTTGTTGATACAGTCCGTTGGTTAGCTGATGGTGATCTTATTCTTCAGCATGGAATCTTACATAAAAATGAAAAAAACGAGATGGTTTTTGGCCAGCATACATTCTCCAAAAAAGATGGGATCCAAATGACGACGGCCATGCATCGAAATGCTGGTACGGGATTGGAGCAACTGGAGCTAGTAACGAACGGGGCGATCATACGTGTAAAGAATATGAATACGACTGAGAGGGAAGCTAGTGATACCATCTCTACTTCTTACCCAGGCTCTTGGGATTCCACACTGAAACAACGCGGATTTGAAGATGCTATCCATCATTTTATTCATTGCGTTGAAAATGATATGACGCCGTCAGTTGATGGTGAAGAAGCGTTAAAATCACAACAATTAGTCATGAAATTAGTAAACCCCCACTTGTGA
- a CDS encoding sigma-70 family RNA polymerase sigma factor encodes MSLEKEIEQALVGIYEREKIIEMVMDEYGTKLKRMIYSYVKDWEVASDLTQEVFITVYEKLLSFKQRSSFKTWIYTIAINKSKDYLKSWHYRNLVINEKLFFFKQSGEKSPEDLLLQKDVRSELAKAIMAMPVKYREVFLLHYYQDFTYSEISDALHIPLATVKTRLFRGKERCKQFLTNERGEQHG; translated from the coding sequence TTGAGCTTAGAAAAAGAAATAGAACAAGCCCTAGTAGGAATATATGAACGAGAAAAAATTATCGAAATGGTGATGGATGAGTACGGAACCAAATTAAAACGAATGATTTACTCCTACGTTAAAGACTGGGAGGTTGCCAGTGATCTTACTCAAGAAGTATTTATCACAGTTTATGAGAAACTATTATCGTTTAAACAGCGTTCATCTTTCAAAACATGGATTTACACCATCGCGATCAATAAAAGTAAAGACTACCTAAAAAGCTGGCATTATCGAAATCTTGTGATCAATGAAAAGTTATTCTTTTTTAAACAGAGTGGGGAGAAATCCCCAGAGGACCTGCTCTTGCAAAAAGATGTACGCTCAGAACTCGCAAAAGCCATTATGGCCATGCCTGTAAAATACAGAGAAGTTTTTCTGCTCCATTATTATCAAGATTTTACTTACAGTGAAATTAGTGACGCCCTCCATATACCTTTAGCAACGGTAAAAACAAGACTATTTCGAGGAAAAGAAAGATGCAAGCAATTCTTAACTAATGAAAGGGGAGAACAACATGGCTGA
- a CDS encoding Cof-type HAD-IIB family hydrolase gives MSVKCVALDLDGTLLNSEHEVSAENEKTIRKLQKEGVEVILNTGRAYADVVKVNAIRELNCPILTLNGSALYGKDGSLLYETTIPVPVYKQMLTELKKLSVGILVYTNHGGFPCTLPGLRGKSDEELKELFLTYDYDQILQIEDLKIFKCIAVVSYEELERIQTVKEQLSGFEELTLASSFPNNVEIMSKEAHKGKAIQRYALMHNHVFSEIYAFGDGGNDLPMFEIATASIAMENAPDEVKEKATYVTKSNDEDGVSHAIYHILKLL, from the coding sequence ATGTCTGTGAAGTGTGTTGCCCTTGATTTAGATGGTACTTTGCTCAATTCAGAGCATGAGGTATCTGCTGAAAACGAAAAGACGATCCGAAAGCTTCAAAAAGAAGGGGTAGAGGTGATCTTAAATACGGGACGAGCTTATGCTGATGTTGTGAAAGTAAATGCGATTCGCGAGCTAAACTGTCCAATATTAACCTTAAATGGATCTGCGCTTTATGGGAAGGACGGTTCCTTATTATACGAAACGACGATACCTGTTCCTGTCTATAAGCAAATGCTGACTGAATTAAAAAAGCTTTCTGTCGGGATATTGGTATATACAAATCATGGAGGATTTCCTTGTACACTTCCTGGGTTAAGAGGTAAAAGTGACGAGGAACTAAAAGAACTATTCCTTACATACGATTATGACCAGATTTTACAAATCGAGGATTTGAAGATTTTCAAGTGTATTGCGGTGGTTTCTTATGAAGAGCTTGAGAGAATTCAAACCGTTAAGGAGCAATTATCCGGTTTTGAAGAACTAACTTTGGCTTCATCCTTTCCAAATAACGTTGAAATCATGTCAAAAGAAGCCCATAAAGGGAAAGCGATTCAGCGCTATGCTTTGATGCATAATCATGTGTTTTCTGAGATTTACGCATTTGGTGATGGGGGCAACGACTTACCGATGTTCGAAATTGCAACAGCATCTATCGCCATGGAGAATGCACCGGATGAAGTAAAGGAAAAAGCTACGTATGTAACAAAATCAAATGATGAAGATGGAGTATCTCACGCCATTTATCATATTTTAAAGCTTTTATAA
- a CDS encoding TetR/AcrR family transcriptional regulator yields MPIVSEEYKEEKKEQILDSAFECFAKKGFQTATMDDIVAHCGMSKGAIYNYFSSKEEIYLDLLTRATDKNFVQYHKHFAKHRTASSKIDYLFNAYLSANPIDRNRLEYIVVFYEFNLHSTRDPDLLQQLHERKRKLVTLVNDIIQEGQQKGEFKQDIPSQLYAERFWTIIDGVNLHAVYDDFPYYDVLRELKDMYLEELKSE; encoded by the coding sequence ATGCCAATTGTTTCCGAGGAGTACAAAGAAGAGAAAAAAGAGCAGATTTTAGACAGTGCGTTTGAATGCTTTGCTAAAAAAGGCTTCCAAACTGCAACAATGGATGATATCGTTGCCCATTGTGGTATGAGCAAAGGAGCGATCTACAATTATTTTTCAAGTAAGGAAGAAATCTATTTAGACCTCCTTACACGTGCAACAGACAAAAACTTTGTTCAATACCATAAACACTTTGCCAAACATCGAACAGCTAGCAGCAAAATAGATTATCTGTTTAACGCTTATTTGTCTGCAAATCCCATTGACCGCAATCGATTAGAATATATCGTTGTTTTCTACGAATTTAATCTTCATAGCACAAGGGATCCTGACCTTCTTCAACAGCTTCATGAAAGAAAAAGAAAATTGGTGACCTTAGTGAATGACATCATTCAAGAAGGACAACAGAAGGGTGAATTCAAACAAGATATTCCATCTCAACTTTACGCTGAAAGATTTTGGACGATAATCGATGGAGTCAATCTACATGCAGTATATGATGATTTTCCTTATTACGATGTGTTAAGGGAATTAAAAGATATGTATTTAGAAGAATTAAAGTCGGAATAA
- a CDS encoding TetR/AcrR family transcriptional regulator: MPIVSEEHKRQRRNHILLSAQHCFAEKGYHITSMDQLVQHSGLSRGAIYNYFKSKEEIYLELMKGIVTREIEPIESYIKTLPTNLEKIAYLFDHYYQLEPMCEEQKEAFFVQLDFQLSASRNPDMMAILDELHKNMKFELMKSILQEGKEAGELKSNIHVDIYTHMFWSFIDAANMQRILFPELPYQSILMDQKQSFLNKITK, translated from the coding sequence ATGCCAATCGTATCTGAAGAACATAAGAGACAAAGAAGAAATCATATTTTATTGAGTGCACAGCATTGTTTCGCGGAAAAGGGCTATCATATCACGTCAATGGATCAGCTTGTTCAACATTCAGGCCTTTCAAGAGGAGCGATTTACAACTATTTTAAAAGCAAAGAAGAAATATATCTAGAGCTTATGAAAGGGATTGTCACTCGAGAAATAGAGCCAATCGAGTCGTATATTAAGACCCTTCCTACAAATCTTGAAAAAATAGCCTATCTGTTTGATCATTATTATCAGCTTGAACCAATGTGTGAAGAGCAAAAGGAAGCATTTTTCGTACAGCTTGATTTTCAATTATCAGCTTCTAGAAACCCTGACATGATGGCCATTCTAGATGAATTACATAAAAATATGAAGTTCGAATTAATGAAATCGATTTTACAAGAAGGAAAAGAGGCGGGAGAGCTGAAATCAAATATCCATGTTGATATTTATACTCATATGTTTTGGTCGTTCATTGATGCGGCAAATATGCAACGAATTCTTTTTCCTGAACTTCCGTACCAATCAATCCTAATGGACCAGAAGCAATCCTTCCTAAATAAGATCACTAAATAG
- a CDS encoding carboxypeptidase M32, whose protein sequence is MTQSVLHTALERFQALDEKISHLESISGLLSWDQKVIAPKKGRAQFSKAYGALQTEIFDLMISQEMGELLDQLSESNENFDTVTKAKIRLRKHFYNRSKSIPSDLYKEYSVLCSDANDAWEEAREKNDYGLFRPYLEKIVEIKKKFVEYYGYEKHPYDALLDEFEPGLTVEVLDPLFASLREKSIALLNKIKAATHKTPVEIVKQPFSIEKQKEFNRYMLPQLGFDLDAGRLDETVHPFAQTVNTGDVRITTRYLENNVLSALFGTIHEAGHGIYEQQINSKLEGTVLCAGTSFGIHESQSRFLENMVGRSEAFWQYFLPKLKEFFPTQLHNVELQEFYEAINTVHPSFIRVEADELTYNLHIMLRYEIEKELFEGKLEVSELPAVWNKKMEEFLGIVPPTDTLGVLQDVHWSFGGFGYFPSYSLGNLYAAQLLKTMKKELPEFDQYLETGNLQPLMSWLKEKIHQHGSLYTPNELIVSVTGEQLNAAHLVEYLEEKYSRVYQM, encoded by the coding sequence ATGACTCAATCGGTTCTACATACGGCTCTTGAAAGATTCCAAGCATTGGACGAAAAAATTTCACACTTAGAAAGTATCTCTGGTCTCCTTTCATGGGATCAAAAGGTGATCGCACCAAAAAAGGGAAGAGCCCAGTTTTCAAAAGCATACGGGGCATTGCAAACGGAAATATTCGATCTTATGATCTCTCAGGAAATGGGAGAGCTTTTAGATCAGTTGTCAGAAAGCAATGAGAATTTTGATACAGTAACAAAAGCCAAAATCCGTTTACGAAAACACTTTTATAACCGTTCAAAGAGTATTCCTTCTGATTTATATAAGGAATATTCCGTCTTGTGCAGTGATGCCAATGATGCATGGGAAGAGGCACGAGAAAAAAATGACTACGGTCTTTTTCGCCCTTATTTAGAAAAAATCGTAGAAATCAAAAAGAAATTCGTTGAATATTACGGGTACGAGAAGCATCCGTATGACGCATTACTTGATGAATTTGAGCCAGGCTTAACGGTAGAAGTACTTGATCCACTTTTTGCTAGCTTAAGAGAAAAGAGCATAGCACTTTTAAATAAAATTAAAGCTGCCACACATAAGACACCAGTTGAAATCGTGAAACAGCCATTTTCCATAGAAAAGCAAAAAGAGTTTAACCGCTACATGCTTCCACAATTAGGATTTGATCTGGACGCTGGAAGACTCGATGAAACGGTGCATCCATTCGCCCAAACGGTAAACACAGGGGATGTTCGCATTACAACTCGTTATCTAGAAAACAATGTACTCTCTGCCTTGTTCGGTACGATCCACGAGGCGGGTCATGGTATCTACGAACAGCAAATTAACTCAAAGTTAGAGGGAACAGTCTTATGCGCGGGTACTTCATTTGGGATTCATGAATCACAGTCTCGCTTTTTAGAAAATATGGTGGGACGAAGTGAAGCCTTTTGGCAGTACTTTTTGCCAAAGTTAAAGGAATTTTTCCCAACTCAGCTTCATAACGTTGAATTACAAGAATTTTACGAGGCAATTAATACGGTCCATCCGTCTTTTATTCGTGTGGAAGCAGATGAACTTACGTATAATCTTCACATTATGCTTCGGTATGAAATTGAGAAGGAATTGTTTGAAGGCAAACTAGAGGTAAGTGAACTCCCAGCTGTTTGGAATAAGAAAATGGAAGAGTTTCTAGGAATTGTCCCTCCAACAGATACATTAGGTGTTCTTCAGGATGTTCACTGGTCATTCGGTGGTTTTGGTTACTTCCCGTCGTATTCGTTAGGAAATCTGTATGCGGCACAACTATTAAAAACGATGAAAAAAGAACTTCCTGAATTTGACCAATACTTAGAAACTGGTAATTTACAGCCACTCATGAGTTGGTTAAAGGAAAAGATTCATCAGCATGGAAGCTTGTATACTCCTAATGAGTTAATTGTTTCTGTGACAGGCGAGCAACTAAATGCCGCTCATTTAGTCGAATATCTTGAAGAAAAATATAGTCGAGTGTATCAGATGTAG
- a CDS encoding GNAT family N-acetyltransferase, with translation MLKIKRLKDCEISEAVEAWNIGFEGYYFDLTMTTEKFMARMASEGLSDELSVVAFWNDKPVGLIVNGIREFQGELIGWNGGTAVNKDYRSKGIGRRMLEATLDILEENNVKVSTLEAISENKGAIALYQSLGYDIIDHLECLEKKEGQIPAVSSNVFQIKRVSPEEVGNLSFYQGKNPWQTHWQSVMDGEALIAEDTFGNAIGYAYFRKIFSEEGIHTGTTLYQCEGDRSRRDQKEVIQFLLVEAFHTSTDHIRLYVPNLPILSSSITHRVLKDMGFEPIVHLVYMKQILN, from the coding sequence ATGCTTAAGATCAAAAGATTAAAAGATTGTGAGATTTCAGAAGCAGTAGAGGCATGGAATATTGGCTTTGAGGGATATTACTTTGATTTAACGATGACTACCGAAAAATTTATGGCTAGAATGGCTTCCGAGGGACTATCTGATGAGTTGTCCGTTGTTGCCTTTTGGAATGATAAACCAGTCGGATTAATTGTAAATGGAATCAGAGAGTTTCAAGGAGAATTAATTGGCTGGAATGGAGGAACCGCAGTCAACAAGGACTACAGAAGCAAAGGAATCGGCAGAAGAATGCTCGAAGCCACTTTAGATATTCTTGAAGAAAATAACGTGAAAGTGTCGACGCTAGAGGCTATAAGCGAAAATAAAGGAGCCATTGCTCTCTATCAATCTCTTGGGTACGACATTATTGACCACCTCGAATGCTTAGAAAAAAAGGAAGGTCAAATACCAGCCGTCTCGTCAAACGTTTTTCAAATTAAGAGAGTTTCACCTGAAGAAGTCGGCAATTTATCGTTCTATCAAGGAAAAAATCCTTGGCAAACCCACTGGCAAAGCGTCATGGATGGGGAAGCGTTGATTGCTGAAGATACTTTTGGAAATGCCATTGGTTATGCTTACTTCCGTAAGATTTTTTCAGAGGAAGGAATTCATACGGGTACTACCTTGTATCAATGTGAAGGAGATCGAAGCAGAAGGGATCAAAAAGAAGTCATTCAATTTCTATTAGTAGAAGCTTTTCATACTTCCACTGACCACATTCGTCTCTATGTACCTAACCTGCCAATATTAAGTAGTTCCATTACTCATAGGGTATTAAAAGATATGGGATTTGAACCCATTGTTCATCTTGTTTACATGAAACAAATCTTAAACTAA
- a CDS encoding PspA/IM30 family protein, whose amino-acid sequence MGLFKRLKTIATADLHDVLDRMEDPIVMLKQHLREMEQDIAKGEEALAKQLFFEKKQEAQLNETKALIEKRVGQAEIAVKKGDDETAKQLILDKIELEKKEQVYASQLEGLSQQTKKLVQQIEDYKHKYKELKNKQQLLISRAHVAKVTESNEQSFATFTPGSAVKGFELAEEKILALEAKSKARELFHPSVDLNKVYDYELEEQVHKELEKIKNN is encoded by the coding sequence ATGGGATTATTTAAACGTTTAAAAACGATCGCAACAGCAGACTTACATGATGTACTAGACCGAATGGAAGATCCAATTGTGATGCTCAAGCAGCATCTTCGTGAAATGGAACAGGATATTGCTAAAGGGGAAGAAGCTTTAGCTAAACAATTGTTTTTCGAGAAGAAACAAGAAGCTCAATTAAATGAAACTAAAGCATTAATTGAAAAAAGAGTGGGACAAGCTGAAATAGCGGTTAAAAAAGGTGACGACGAAACAGCGAAACAATTAATCTTAGATAAAATTGAACTAGAAAAGAAGGAACAGGTTTATGCTTCACAGCTTGAAGGTCTCTCTCAACAAACAAAGAAATTAGTTCAGCAAATTGAAGATTATAAGCATAAATATAAGGAATTAAAAAATAAGCAGCAGCTTCTTATTTCAAGAGCTCATGTGGCAAAAGTGACTGAATCCAATGAACAATCATTTGCGACTTTTACTCCTGGCAGTGCCGTGAAGGGATTTGAACTTGCTGAGGAGAAGATTCTTGCTCTTGAAGCAAAATCAAAGGCAAGAGAACTGTTTCATCCGTCCGTTGACTTAAATAAAGTATATGACTACGAGCTCGAAGAACAGGTCCATAAAGAATTAGAGAAGATTAAGAACAACTAA
- a CDS encoding IDEAL domain-containing protein — MEKYLLNSPQQPTEEQLSSAADMVIRQALLDYRKDKLRKEIDDSLATRNKDEFFRLTDELKNLM; from the coding sequence ATGGAAAAGTATTTGCTAAATTCACCACAACAACCAACTGAAGAACAATTATCGTCAGCCGCAGATATGGTCATCCGACAAGCACTACTTGATTATCGAAAAGATAAGTTAAGAAAGGAAATTGATGATTCCTTAGCCACGAGAAATAAAGATGAGTTTTTCCGATTAACAGACGAATTAAAAAATTTAATGTAA
- the pepF gene encoding oligoendopeptidase F, translated as MTTYTSREQVPTQEKWNLDDIYPDLASWENDFKQVEEMTSELKTFDGRIQNGASLFQFLQKKEELSYKFNHLYAYSMLKVDEDTRVTESQSYLERMKSLGIKVSSSTSFFMPYLLSLEEKDLKAFIEEEKGLSYFEEDLLESFRYKPHVLSKEKEELVSQLGEAFSAPSTIFGMINNADIKFGEVTQEDGSKVELTRGLYSKLIEDENRQTRKEAYKAYYEPYIQLKNTISSTLSNSIKNNVTMSKLRNYPSALDKSLFGDNIPKEVYDNLIMSTKQHIAPMHRYNSIRREKLNLDELRAYDLSVPIVSGVKMDISYEEAYETMLKALAPLGSDYIETLKTFKDSRYIDVRETKGKRSGAYNLGIYGVHPYILLNHQDDLDSMFTLVHECGHGVHSKLSAEHQPQISARYSIFVAEVASTVNEVLLINYLLQHETNPDIRKHLLNHFIDQFKGTFFTQVMFAEFEKKTHEMAEQGIPLTVDVFNSTYEQLFREYNGEELIFDEEVKYGWSRIPHFYRPFYVYKYATGYASAIHIASNLLSGDEKILESYLKFLQSGSSDYPLELLKKTGVDLTNSEPIESAMKKFSELVDEFASL; from the coding sequence ATGACTACCTATACGTCTCGAGAGCAAGTCCCCACTCAAGAAAAGTGGAATTTAGACGATATTTATCCCGATTTAGCATCCTGGGAGAACGATTTTAAGCAAGTCGAAGAAATGACTAGTGAATTAAAAACTTTTGATGGCAGGATTCAGAATGGCGCAAGCCTCTTTCAATTTTTACAGAAAAAAGAAGAGCTTTCCTACAAATTCAATCATTTATACGCTTACAGCATGCTGAAGGTGGATGAAGACACTCGTGTGACAGAGTCTCAAAGCTATCTTGAACGAATGAAGAGCTTAGGTATTAAAGTAAGTTCCTCTACCTCATTTTTTATGCCTTATCTCTTGAGTTTAGAAGAGAAGGACTTAAAGGCCTTTATTGAGGAAGAAAAGGGCTTAAGTTACTTTGAAGAGGATTTACTAGAATCATTTCGTTACAAGCCGCATGTTTTATCTAAGGAAAAAGAAGAGCTTGTTTCCCAGCTTGGAGAGGCTTTTTCCGCACCAAGTACCATCTTTGGAATGATCAACAATGCGGATATAAAGTTTGGAGAAGTGACACAGGAAGACGGGTCAAAGGTCGAGCTTACACGTGGCTTATATTCAAAATTGATTGAAGATGAGAACCGTCAGACGAGAAAAGAAGCGTATAAAGCATACTACGAACCTTACATTCAGCTAAAAAATACAATATCTTCTACACTATCCAATTCTATAAAAAACAATGTGACGATGTCGAAGCTTCGTAATTACCCATCTGCACTTGATAAATCATTGTTTGGAGATAATATTCCGAAAGAAGTATATGATAATTTAATTATGTCAACAAAACAACATATTGCACCAATGCATCGTTACAATTCCATTCGGAGGGAAAAGTTAAACCTCGATGAACTACGAGCTTATGACTTAAGCGTTCCGATTGTAAGTGGTGTGAAAATGGACATTTCGTACGAAGAGGCATATGAAACGATGCTAAAAGCACTAGCTCCACTTGGAAGTGATTATATTGAAACATTAAAAACATTTAAGGATTCTCGCTACATTGACGTTCGTGAGACAAAAGGGAAGCGGTCTGGTGCATATAATCTAGGAATTTATGGAGTTCACCCATATATATTATTAAACCATCAAGATGATTTGGATAGCATGTTCACGCTCGTCCATGAATGCGGGCATGGTGTTCATAGTAAATTGAGTGCGGAGCATCAACCGCAAATTTCAGCAAGATACAGTATTTTCGTAGCCGAAGTAGCTTCCACCGTAAACGAAGTACTTTTAATCAATTATTTACTGCAACACGAAACGAATCCTGATATTCGAAAGCATCTTTTAAATCATTTTATTGATCAATTTAAAGGAACCTTTTTTACTCAGGTCATGTTTGCGGAATTTGAGAAAAAGACACATGAAATGGCGGAACAGGGGATTCCTTTAACCGTTGATGTTTTTAACTCAACTTATGAACAGCTATTCCGGGAATATAATGGAGAAGAGCTTATTTTTGACGAGGAAGTAAAGTACGGTTGGTCCCGAATTCCTCATTTTTATCGACCGTTTTACGTGTATAAATATGCGACTGGCTACGCATCTGCCATCCATATTGCCTCGAATCTATTGTCTGGTGATGAAAAGATCCTTGAGTCGTATTTGAAGTTTTTACAAAGCGGTAGTTCTGATTATCCACTAGAGCTTTTAAAGAAAACCGGTGTAGATCTTACGAATAGTGAACCAATCGAATCAGCAATGAAAAAGTTTTCAGAGCTTGTGGACGAATTTGCTAGCTTATAG